The DNA region TCGAACACGTGGTGCCGGCCCACCTGGCCGAGGTGCGCGAACCGAAGCTGGCCCTGCTGAAGAAGACCGAGGCCGCCGTGATGGAGCGGCTCACGAAGGAAATCACCTACTGGGACCACCGCGCCGCCCAGCTCAAGCTGCAGGAGCAGGCCGGAAAGCCCAACGCCCGCCTCAACTCCGCCGAGGCCCGTAAGCGGGCAGACCTGCTGCAGACGCGCCTGCAGAAGCGCCTGGACGAGCTGAAGCTCGAAGCCCGAATCTCGCCGCTGCCGCCCGTGGTGTTGGGCGGCATGCTGGTGGTGCCGAAGGGGCTGCTGGACCTGATGGCCGGCCGGAAGCCCCTGCCTGCTGGCTCCGACGTAGATGTGCACGTCGTGGCCGCGAAGGCGCGCGCCATCATCATGGACGTGGAGCGCCGCCTGGGCTTCGAGCCCACGGACCGCGAGCTCGAGAAGCTGGGCTACGACATCGAGAGCAAGGTGCCTGGCACCGGCAAGCTGCGGTTCATCGAGGTGAAGGGGCGTGCGTCCGCGGCAGACACCGTGACCGTGACCCGCAACGAGATCCTTTACTCCTTGAACAAGCCCGAGGACTTCATCCTGGGCATTGTGGAGTTCTTCGACCACGAGCGGCACCAGGTGCACTACGTGCGCCAGCCGTTCCGGCGCGAGCCCGACTTCGGCGTGACGAGCGTGAACTACGACTTGGCCGAACTGCTGGCGAGGGGGAGCACGCCCTCATGAGCACCCAGACGTTCTTGGCGGTGAACGACGGCCGGCTTGCGGCTGCTATCGACAAAGCGCAACGTCGTGTCCTGTTTGCAGCTCCGGGGCTCGGCGAGATGGCGGGCCGGGCCTTAGTTGACGCCGCAAGCCGGCTTCCGACGGCGGCGATCGTCATCCTCGATGCGGATGCCGACTCGTGTCGAATCGGCTACGGCGATGCTGAGCCCCTCCTCATGATCCAGGAAGCCGCGGATTGCGGGAAGGTAGCCCTCCGCCGGCAACACGGCCTGAGGCTTGGCGTACTTGTCGCGGACGACGAGATTCTGATCTGGTCTCCTACGCCGCGTTCGGTCGAGCGGGAACGAGACGAGGAGCCGAACGGTATTGCGCTGCAAGGACCGGCGGTAGAGATCTGCAGCCGCGCAATGGGGGAAGGCCGATCCGACTCGTCGGAGGCGGAGATTGGCCGCAACGAGTTGGGCGCTGACGAGGTGACGGCTACCGTGGAGGAACTGCGGAAGAATCCACCGGCACCCTTCGACTTGGCCCAGAAGGCCCGAGTCTTCTCGGCGCGATTTCAGTTCGTCGAGTTCGAACTCAGGGGCGCGGAGTGGACAGAACGCAGGCTGAAGCTCTCGAGCTTCCTGATGAATGCGGATCTGCCCGAATCGCTGCGTGACTTGCTCGACACTCAGATCAGACCGTTTCAAGGAAAGGGCGATGTGAGCTTCGAGGTGCCCTGTCTCGTCCGCGGGAAGCCTGCCTACACGGCAGAAGGCGAGCGGATGTTCGTGCCAGCTACCCAGGCAGAAATCCTCCGGGCGTGGTCGGACATTCGAGATGGCTACCTAAGGCAAGTCAAGGGCTTCGGGTGGCTCATCCGACGGGACGACTTGGCCGAGTTTACGAATGATGTGGCGTCCTTCGAAGAAACCCTCAGGGCGTGGGTCGACGGCTTCGTAGAGGCGATTCGTGCTGACGAAGCGACGCTGGTGAAGGAAGTGACTCAGGCCGTGGCAAGCCGGACGAGCCGGGCTGCTCAGCGCCAACTGTTCGAAGAACTCGATCTCGAGCAAGAGGTCCGAAAGGGACTCGACCGGCTGCGGGTCATCGAGCCACGCGTCCGGATCGTGCTCAAGAACGTTGCGTGGGAGAGCACGCGCGACGACGAGTTCATGGAGGCGCTCCGTCAAGCCCTGCCCGAAGAAGACCTCGAGGGCTGGTTCGAGGAGTTCACGGTCGCCCGTGAGCGCCCAATGGTTAAGGGGTCGCATGATCGCGCGTAAGAAGTTGATCGAGGTCGCACTTCCGCTCGAGGCCATCAACGTGGCATCGGCACGGGAGAAATCGATCCGGCACGGGCACCCAAGCACCCTGCACCTGTGGTGGGCGCGGCGCCCGCTCGCCGCGGCGCGGGCGGTGATCTTCGCGCAGATGGTCGATGACCCTTCTACTTACGTTGACGTTCTCCGCCAAGATCCGAAGCTGCGCCGACGGGCCGAGAGCCTGCTGAAGCAGAAGCTCAAGGTCTGGGAAGAGGCGCGCACGCTTGCCAAGAAGGTCGAGGGCACCAAGATTCAAGTGCCCGAACCAGGGCCGGAACCAACGCTCGACGAAGTGCTTGCTGACGAAGAGCGACAGAGGCTGTTCCGGATCATCGAGAAGCTCGTGGAGTGGGAGAACACCACCAACGAGACAGTGCTTCAAGCGGCCCGCGATGAGATCTGGCAGAGCTGGCGCCGGGCCTGTGTTGACAACGCCAGAGACCCGCGGGCCAAGGAGCTGTTCGACCGAAACAGGCTGCCAGCGTTCCACGACCCGTTCGCCGGCGGAGGGGCGCTGCCGCTCGAGGCGCAGCGGCTTGGGCTCGAAAGCTACGCTAGCGACCTGAACCCGGTGGCGGTGCTGATCAACAAGGCGATGATCGAGATCCCACCCAAGTTCGCCGGTAAGTCGCCAGTGAACCCCGAGTCGCGCACGGAGAAGGCGCTGATCGCCCGGGAGTGGAAGGGCGCGCAGGGTCTTGCCGACGACGTGCGCTACTACGGCCAGTGGATGCGCGACGAGGCTGAGAAGCGCATCGGCCACCTCTACCCCAAGGTTGAGGTCAGCGCTGAGATGGCGAGGGACCGAAAGGACCTGAAGCCGTACGTTGGCAAGAGTCTCACCGTGCTCGCCTGGCTCTGGGCGCGTACCGTGACGAGCCCAAACCCAGCCTTTGCCAAGGTAGACGTGCCGCTTGCGTCGAGCTTCTTGCTCGGTACCAAGCCGGGCAAAGAGGCGTACATCGAGCCGGTGATAGAGAACGGCAACTACCGCTTCACGGTGAAGGTGGGGAAGCCGAAGGATGCGGAGGCGACGAAGAACGGAACTAAGCTGTCGCGCGGCGCGAACTTCCGATGCTTGATGTCGGAGACACCGATAGCCCCGCACTACATCAAGGACGAGGGCAAGGCCGGGCGCATGAGAGCTCGGCTAATGGCAATCGTGGCCGAGGGTGAGCGCGGGCGAGTCTACCTTGCGCCCACTCCTGAGATGGAGGCAATTGCAATGGCCGCGCGGCCGGCCTGGACGCCAGAGACGCCGCTGGCGGCCGACATGCGTTCGCATTGGACGCCGCCCTACGGGCTCGAGACCTACGGCGACCTGTTCACCCCACGCCAGCTCGTGGCGCTGACGACCTTTTCAGACTTGGTGCAGGAAGCGCGAGAGCGGGCGCAGCACGACGCCCTTGCGGCCGGCCTGCCGGACGACGGCAAGTCGCTGAGCAGCGGTGGAGCTGGCGCGACCGCGTACGGAGACGCCGTATCGGCGTACTTGGGTCTGTCTGCGAGCAAAGCCGCAGACAACAACTCGACAGTCTGCTCATGGATGCCAGGCATCAAGTACGAGGTAGTGCGGAACACGTTTTCCCGCCAGGCAATTCCAATGACCTGGGACTACGCTGAGTCGAATCCGTTCGCGCAGTCCTCCGGAGACTTCTATGAACAAGTAAAGCGAGCGCTAACTGTGTTCGAGACGGCGCTAGCAAATGCCACAGTGGCCGGCCGAAGCCTACAAGCTGACGCTCAGTCAGGGATTGACGTCGTTGGCCGTGTCGTCTCTACAGATCCGCCTTACTACGACAACATCGGTTACGCAGACCTTTCAGACTTCTTCTACGTGTGGTTGCGGCGCGCGCTGAAGCCCGTCTTTCCAGAGCTCTTCTCGACCCTGGCGGTACCAAAAGCTCAGGAGCTGGTCGCCACTCCCTATCGCCACGGTGGCAAAGAGAGAGCGGAGGCATTCTTCCTCGACGGAATGACCAAGGCGATGCAGCGCCTGGCAGAGCAGGCACACGCGGGCTTCCCAGTCACGATTTACTACGCATTCAAACAGTCTGAGACCGAGGGCAAAGGAGAAGGCGGCACTTCCAGCACCGGCTGGGATACTTTCCTCGACGCCGTGATCCACGCCGGCTTTACCATCAGCGGTACCTGGCCCATGCGCACTGAGCGCGGGGCGCGGGCGATCGGCATCGGCACCAACGCGCTCGCCACCAGCATCATCCTCGTCTGCCGCAGGCGCCCGGCCACGGCGCCCACCGCTACGCG from Vicinamibacterales bacterium includes:
- a CDS encoding DUF3883 domain-containing protein codes for the protein EHVVPAHLAEVREPKLALLKKTEAAVMERLTKEITYWDHRAAQLKLQEQAGKPNARLNSAEARKRADLLQTRLQKRLDELKLEARISPLPPVVLGGMLVVPKGLLDLMAGRKPLPAGSDVDVHVVAAKARAIIMDVERRLGFEPTDRELEKLGYDIESKVPGTGKLRFIEVKGRASAADTVTVTRNEILYSLNKPEDFILGIVEFFDHERHQVHYVRQPFRREPDFGVTSVNYDLAELLARGSTPS
- a CDS encoding DUF1156 domain-containing protein, with product MIARKKLIEVALPLEAINVASAREKSIRHGHPSTLHLWWARRPLAAARAVIFAQMVDDPSTYVDVLRQDPKLRRRAESLLKQKLKVWEEARTLAKKVEGTKIQVPEPGPEPTLDEVLADEERQRLFRIIEKLVEWENTTNETVLQAARDEIWQSWRRACVDNARDPRAKELFDRNRLPAFHDPFAGGGALPLEAQRLGLESYASDLNPVAVLINKAMIEIPPKFAGKSPVNPESRTEKALIAREWKGAQGLADDVRYYGQWMRDEAEKRIGHLYPKVEVSAEMARDRKDLKPYVGKSLTVLAWLWARTVTSPNPAFAKVDVPLASSFLLGTKPGKEAYIEPVIENGNYRFTVKVGKPKDAEATKNGTKLSRGANFRCLMSETPIAPHYIKDEGKAGRMRARLMAIVAEGERGRVYLAPTPEMEAIAMAARPAWTPETPLAADMRSHWTPPYGLETYGDLFTPRQLVALTTFSDLVQEARERAQHDALAAGLPDDGKSLSSGGAGATAYGDAVSAYLGLSASKAADNNSTVCSWMPGIKYEVVRNTFSRQAIPMTWDYAESNPFAQSSGDFYEQVKRALTVFETALANATVAGRSLQADAQSGIDVVGRVVSTDPPYYDNIGYADLSDFFYVWLRRALKPVFPELFSTLAVPKAQELVATPYRHGGKERAEAFFLDGMTKAMQRLAEQAHAGFPVTIYYAFKQSETEGKGEGGTSSTGWDTFLDAVIHAGFTISGTWPMRTERGARAIGIGTNALATSIILVCRRRPATAPTATRREFVAELKAELPAALADLQRGNIAPVDLAQAAIGPGMAVYTRYAQVLDAQGKTLSVREALALINETLDEALASQEGDFDADSRWALTWFDDEGFAEGPYGKAEQLSKSKNTSVEGMVEAGILESKRGKVRLLRPDELPADWDPASDPRLTAWEIVHQLIRVLAIGGEGAAADLVAKIGARAEIGRELAYRLYTLCERKKRAAEALAYNSLVQSWPEILKLARQPGGDAAQLPLEPIEE